The following are from one region of the Salvia splendens isolate huo1 chromosome 2, SspV2, whole genome shotgun sequence genome:
- the LOC121786296 gene encoding increased DNA methylation 1-like isoform X1: MIDYGTVPLGGKVEYKRGKSKRMLIKGKITMDGICCDCCNITHTIRGFESHAEKTPGESFRNVYLDSENSLLQCLLDSWGKHVETDKIGFVCVDMEGDDPNDDSHRCNVCGDGGDLICCDSCPSTFHNSCLHIEIPSGDWYCVYCSCKFCGTACVSTATSDDEQNLSSELLACRLCEEKFHLHCTNETIAEDFNDASNSFCGKQCLMIAASQGTSGNADIPLRSACVSLILDRLQDFLGVTHEMGDEFSYTILQHRVINDDASLFGNSLKIESNSKLAIAFFVMDECFEPIIDERSGTNMVHSVVYSCGSNIRRLNYDGFYTFVLEKGGELVAAASIRIHGKQLAEMPFIGTRFMYRRQGMCSRLLCAVEKILSTLGVEKLVIPAISELNETWTKVFGFLPLEESMRQEMNYMSMIAFPGVDMLQKPVSGQQSVRAENDSAAIGCVEIKPPEHDDGVKENTASDSNNHAEAAAREKQGDDTGGEAAASNEDASQDAKIDESDKDAIMESAAMESTAAQEKQGDDTGGEAAASNEDASHAAEIHDSDKNAIMEYAAMESIALERSKVMTPEGKRLHQTKMHLRMQKSMIVAKMLLWNQVLPCPVPC, from the exons ATGATTGATTACGGAACTGTTCCTCTTGGCGGGAAGGTGGAGTATAAGAGAGGAAAGAGTAAAAGAATGCTAATCAAAGGGAAGATCACGATGGATGGAATCTGTTGTGATTGCTGTAATATAACTCATACAATACGGGGCTTTGAGTCTCATGCTGAAAAGACACCTGGAGAATCATTTCGGAATGTATATTTGGATTCAGAGAACTCTCTTCTTCAATGCTTACTAGATTCATGGGGAAAACATGTGGAAACTGATAAGATTGGATTTGTTTGTGTGGATATGGAAGGGGATGATCCAAATGATGACAGTCACAGATGTAATGTGTGTGGCGATGGTGGTGACTTGATCTGCTGCGATAGTTGTCCATCGACTTTCCATAACAGCTGTCTGCATATTGAA ATTCCTTCTGGAGATTGGTACTGTGTTTACTGTTCATGCAAGTTTTGTGGAACTGCGTGTGTAAGTACCGCAACCAGTGATGATGAACAGAATTTATCTTCTGAATTGTTGGCATGCCGTTTATGCGAGGAAAAAT TTCACTTGCATTGCACCAACGAGACAATTGCTGAAGATTTTAATGATGCAAGTAATTCCTTTTGTGGGAAACAATGCTTAATG ATTGCTGCTTCTCAGGGTACATCTGGGAATGCTGACATTCCTTTACGTAGTGCATGTGTCTCACTG ATCTTGGATCGGTTACAGGATTTTCTTGGTGTTACACATGAAATGGGAGACGAATTTTCCTATACTATTCTTCAGCATCGTGTTATTAATGATGATGCATCACTTTTTGGTAATTCCTTGAAGATAGAAAGCAATTCCAAGTTAGCTATTGCTTTCTTTGTTATGGACGAATGTTTTGAACCTATCATAGATGAGCGAAGTGGAACCAATATGGTTCATAGCGTTGTCTACAGCTGCGG GTCCAATATTAGGCGGTTGAATTATGATGGATTTTATACCTTCGTCCTAGAGAAGGGTGGTGAACTGGTCGCGGCAGCATCAATAAG AATCCATGGGAAACAATTAGCAGAGATGCCTTTTATTGGAACTCGATTCATGTACCGGCGTCAAGGAATGTGCAGCCGGCTCTTATGTGCAGTTGAAAAG ATTCTGTCCACTCTTGGTGTTGAGAAACTGGTAATACCCGCTATATCTGAACTTAACGAGACATGGACAAAAGTATTTGGCTTTCTTCCCCTTGAAGAATCAATGAGGCAAGAAATGAATTATATGAGCATGATCGCGTTCCCTGGGGTGGACATGTTGCAGAAACCTGTATCAGGCCAACAGTCCGTTAGAGCAGAAAATGACTCTGCAG CCATTGGATGCGTTGAAATCAAACCCCCTGAGCATGATGATGGCGTCAAAGAAAACACTGCATCTGATTCAAACAACCATGCTGAAGCTGCTGCTCGAGAGAAGCAAGGAGATGACACTGGAGGTGAAGCTGCTGCATCAAACGAAGATGCATCTCAGGATGCTAAAATCGATGAGAGTGACAAAGATGCTATCATGGAATCAGCAGCTATGGAGTCCACTGCTGCTCAAGAGAAGCAAGGTGATGACACCGGAGGTGAAGCTGCTGCATCAAACGAAGATGCATCGCACGCTGCTGAAATCCATGATAGCGACAAAAATGCTATCATGGAATATGCAGCTATGGAGTCCATTGCGCTCGAGAGAAGCAAGGTGATGACACCGGAGGGGAAGCGTCTGCATCAAACGAAGATGCATCTCAGGATGCAGAAATCCATGATAGTGGCAAAAATGTTATTGTGGAATCAGGTGCTACCTTGCCCGGTCCCCTGTTGA
- the LOC121786296 gene encoding increased DNA methylation 1-like isoform X4: MQFTIFAWPTKLDFIPSGDWYCVYCSCKFCGTACVSTATSDDEQNLSSELLACRLCEEKFHLHCTNETIAEDFNDASNSFCGKQCLMIAASQGTSGNADIPLRSACVSLILDRLQDFLGVTHEMGDEFSYTILQHRVINDDASLFGNSLKIESNSKLAIAFFVMDECFEPIIDERSGTNMVHSVVYSCGSNIRRLNYDGFYTFVLEKGGELVAAASIRIHGKQLAEMPFIGTRFMYRRQGMCSRLLCAVEKILSTLGVEKLVIPAISELNETWTKVFGFLPLEESMRQEMNYMSMIAFPGVDMLQKPVSGQQSVRAENDSAAIGCVEIKPPEHDDGVKENTASDSNNHAEAAAREKQGDDTGGEAAASNEDASQDAKIDESDKDAIMESAAMESTAAQEKQGDDTGGEAAASNEDASHAAEIHDSDKNAIMEYAAMESIALERSKVMTPEGKRLHQTKMHLRMQKSMIVAKMLLWNQVLPCPVPC, translated from the exons ATGCAGTTTACAATATTTGCATGGCCAACCAAACTTGATTTT ATTCCTTCTGGAGATTGGTACTGTGTTTACTGTTCATGCAAGTTTTGTGGAACTGCGTGTGTAAGTACCGCAACCAGTGATGATGAACAGAATTTATCTTCTGAATTGTTGGCATGCCGTTTATGCGAGGAAAAAT TTCACTTGCATTGCACCAACGAGACAATTGCTGAAGATTTTAATGATGCAAGTAATTCCTTTTGTGGGAAACAATGCTTAATG ATTGCTGCTTCTCAGGGTACATCTGGGAATGCTGACATTCCTTTACGTAGTGCATGTGTCTCACTG ATCTTGGATCGGTTACAGGATTTTCTTGGTGTTACACATGAAATGGGAGACGAATTTTCCTATACTATTCTTCAGCATCGTGTTATTAATGATGATGCATCACTTTTTGGTAATTCCTTGAAGATAGAAAGCAATTCCAAGTTAGCTATTGCTTTCTTTGTTATGGACGAATGTTTTGAACCTATCATAGATGAGCGAAGTGGAACCAATATGGTTCATAGCGTTGTCTACAGCTGCGG GTCCAATATTAGGCGGTTGAATTATGATGGATTTTATACCTTCGTCCTAGAGAAGGGTGGTGAACTGGTCGCGGCAGCATCAATAAG AATCCATGGGAAACAATTAGCAGAGATGCCTTTTATTGGAACTCGATTCATGTACCGGCGTCAAGGAATGTGCAGCCGGCTCTTATGTGCAGTTGAAAAG ATTCTGTCCACTCTTGGTGTTGAGAAACTGGTAATACCCGCTATATCTGAACTTAACGAGACATGGACAAAAGTATTTGGCTTTCTTCCCCTTGAAGAATCAATGAGGCAAGAAATGAATTATATGAGCATGATCGCGTTCCCTGGGGTGGACATGTTGCAGAAACCTGTATCAGGCCAACAGTCCGTTAGAGCAGAAAATGACTCTGCAG CCATTGGATGCGTTGAAATCAAACCCCCTGAGCATGATGATGGCGTCAAAGAAAACACTGCATCTGATTCAAACAACCATGCTGAAGCTGCTGCTCGAGAGAAGCAAGGAGATGACACTGGAGGTGAAGCTGCTGCATCAAACGAAGATGCATCTCAGGATGCTAAAATCGATGAGAGTGACAAAGATGCTATCATGGAATCAGCAGCTATGGAGTCCACTGCTGCTCAAGAGAAGCAAGGTGATGACACCGGAGGTGAAGCTGCTGCATCAAACGAAGATGCATCGCACGCTGCTGAAATCCATGATAGCGACAAAAATGCTATCATGGAATATGCAGCTATGGAGTCCATTGCGCTCGAGAGAAGCAAGGTGATGACACCGGAGGGGAAGCGTCTGCATCAAACGAAGATGCATCTCAGGATGCAGAAATCCATGATAGTGGCAAAAATGTTATTGTGGAATCAGGTGCTACCTTGCCCGGTCCCCTGTTGA
- the LOC121786296 gene encoding increased DNA methylation 1-like isoform X3 — protein MIDYGTVPLGGKVEYKRGKSKRMLIKGKITMDGICCDCCNITHTIRGFESHAEKTPGESFRNVYLDSENSLLQCLLDSWGKHVETDKIGFVCVDMEGDDPNDDSHRCNVCGDGGDLICCDSCPSTFHNSCLHIEIPSGDWYCVYCSCKFCGTACVSTATSDDEQNLSSELLACRLCEEKFHLHCTNETIAEDFNDASNSFCGKQCLMILDRLQDFLGVTHEMGDEFSYTILQHRVINDDASLFGNSLKIESNSKLAIAFFVMDECFEPIIDERSGTNMVHSVVYSCGSNIRRLNYDGFYTFVLEKGGELVAAASIRIHGKQLAEMPFIGTRFMYRRQGMCSRLLCAVEKILSTLGVEKLVIPAISELNETWTKVFGFLPLEESMRQEMNYMSMIAFPGVDMLQKPVSGQQSVRAENDSAAIGCVEIKPPEHDDGVKENTASDSNNHAEAAAREKQGDDTGGEAAASNEDASQDAKIDESDKDAIMESAAMESTAAQEKQGDDTGGEAAASNEDASHAAEIHDSDKNAIMEYAAMESIALERSKVMTPEGKRLHQTKMHLRMQKSMIVAKMLLWNQVLPCPVPC, from the exons ATGATTGATTACGGAACTGTTCCTCTTGGCGGGAAGGTGGAGTATAAGAGAGGAAAGAGTAAAAGAATGCTAATCAAAGGGAAGATCACGATGGATGGAATCTGTTGTGATTGCTGTAATATAACTCATACAATACGGGGCTTTGAGTCTCATGCTGAAAAGACACCTGGAGAATCATTTCGGAATGTATATTTGGATTCAGAGAACTCTCTTCTTCAATGCTTACTAGATTCATGGGGAAAACATGTGGAAACTGATAAGATTGGATTTGTTTGTGTGGATATGGAAGGGGATGATCCAAATGATGACAGTCACAGATGTAATGTGTGTGGCGATGGTGGTGACTTGATCTGCTGCGATAGTTGTCCATCGACTTTCCATAACAGCTGTCTGCATATTGAA ATTCCTTCTGGAGATTGGTACTGTGTTTACTGTTCATGCAAGTTTTGTGGAACTGCGTGTGTAAGTACCGCAACCAGTGATGATGAACAGAATTTATCTTCTGAATTGTTGGCATGCCGTTTATGCGAGGAAAAAT TTCACTTGCATTGCACCAACGAGACAATTGCTGAAGATTTTAATGATGCAAGTAATTCCTTTTGTGGGAAACAATGCTTAATG ATCTTGGATCGGTTACAGGATTTTCTTGGTGTTACACATGAAATGGGAGACGAATTTTCCTATACTATTCTTCAGCATCGTGTTATTAATGATGATGCATCACTTTTTGGTAATTCCTTGAAGATAGAAAGCAATTCCAAGTTAGCTATTGCTTTCTTTGTTATGGACGAATGTTTTGAACCTATCATAGATGAGCGAAGTGGAACCAATATGGTTCATAGCGTTGTCTACAGCTGCGG GTCCAATATTAGGCGGTTGAATTATGATGGATTTTATACCTTCGTCCTAGAGAAGGGTGGTGAACTGGTCGCGGCAGCATCAATAAG AATCCATGGGAAACAATTAGCAGAGATGCCTTTTATTGGAACTCGATTCATGTACCGGCGTCAAGGAATGTGCAGCCGGCTCTTATGTGCAGTTGAAAAG ATTCTGTCCACTCTTGGTGTTGAGAAACTGGTAATACCCGCTATATCTGAACTTAACGAGACATGGACAAAAGTATTTGGCTTTCTTCCCCTTGAAGAATCAATGAGGCAAGAAATGAATTATATGAGCATGATCGCGTTCCCTGGGGTGGACATGTTGCAGAAACCTGTATCAGGCCAACAGTCCGTTAGAGCAGAAAATGACTCTGCAG CCATTGGATGCGTTGAAATCAAACCCCCTGAGCATGATGATGGCGTCAAAGAAAACACTGCATCTGATTCAAACAACCATGCTGAAGCTGCTGCTCGAGAGAAGCAAGGAGATGACACTGGAGGTGAAGCTGCTGCATCAAACGAAGATGCATCTCAGGATGCTAAAATCGATGAGAGTGACAAAGATGCTATCATGGAATCAGCAGCTATGGAGTCCACTGCTGCTCAAGAGAAGCAAGGTGATGACACCGGAGGTGAAGCTGCTGCATCAAACGAAGATGCATCGCACGCTGCTGAAATCCATGATAGCGACAAAAATGCTATCATGGAATATGCAGCTATGGAGTCCATTGCGCTCGAGAGAAGCAAGGTGATGACACCGGAGGGGAAGCGTCTGCATCAAACGAAGATGCATCTCAGGATGCAGAAATCCATGATAGTGGCAAAAATGTTATTGTGGAATCAGGTGCTACCTTGCCCGGTCCCCTGTTGA
- the LOC121786296 gene encoding increased DNA methylation 1-like isoform X2, whose translation MIDYGTVPLGGKVEYKRGKSKRMLIKGKITMDGICCDCCNITHTIRGFESHAEKTPGESFRNVYLDSENSLLQCLLDSWGKHVETDKIGFVCVDMEGDDPNDDSHRCNVCGDGGDLICCDSCPSTFHNSCLHIEIPSGDWYCVYCSCKFCGTACVSTATSDDEQNLSSELLACRLCEEKFHLHCTNETIAEDFNDASNSFCGKQCLMGTSGNADIPLRSACVSLILDRLQDFLGVTHEMGDEFSYTILQHRVINDDASLFGNSLKIESNSKLAIAFFVMDECFEPIIDERSGTNMVHSVVYSCGSNIRRLNYDGFYTFVLEKGGELVAAASIRIHGKQLAEMPFIGTRFMYRRQGMCSRLLCAVEKILSTLGVEKLVIPAISELNETWTKVFGFLPLEESMRQEMNYMSMIAFPGVDMLQKPVSGQQSVRAENDSAAIGCVEIKPPEHDDGVKENTASDSNNHAEAAAREKQGDDTGGEAAASNEDASQDAKIDESDKDAIMESAAMESTAAQEKQGDDTGGEAAASNEDASHAAEIHDSDKNAIMEYAAMESIALERSKVMTPEGKRLHQTKMHLRMQKSMIVAKMLLWNQVLPCPVPC comes from the exons ATGATTGATTACGGAACTGTTCCTCTTGGCGGGAAGGTGGAGTATAAGAGAGGAAAGAGTAAAAGAATGCTAATCAAAGGGAAGATCACGATGGATGGAATCTGTTGTGATTGCTGTAATATAACTCATACAATACGGGGCTTTGAGTCTCATGCTGAAAAGACACCTGGAGAATCATTTCGGAATGTATATTTGGATTCAGAGAACTCTCTTCTTCAATGCTTACTAGATTCATGGGGAAAACATGTGGAAACTGATAAGATTGGATTTGTTTGTGTGGATATGGAAGGGGATGATCCAAATGATGACAGTCACAGATGTAATGTGTGTGGCGATGGTGGTGACTTGATCTGCTGCGATAGTTGTCCATCGACTTTCCATAACAGCTGTCTGCATATTGAA ATTCCTTCTGGAGATTGGTACTGTGTTTACTGTTCATGCAAGTTTTGTGGAACTGCGTGTGTAAGTACCGCAACCAGTGATGATGAACAGAATTTATCTTCTGAATTGTTGGCATGCCGTTTATGCGAGGAAAAAT TTCACTTGCATTGCACCAACGAGACAATTGCTGAAGATTTTAATGATGCAAGTAATTCCTTTTGTGGGAAACAATGCTTAATG GGTACATCTGGGAATGCTGACATTCCTTTACGTAGTGCATGTGTCTCACTG ATCTTGGATCGGTTACAGGATTTTCTTGGTGTTACACATGAAATGGGAGACGAATTTTCCTATACTATTCTTCAGCATCGTGTTATTAATGATGATGCATCACTTTTTGGTAATTCCTTGAAGATAGAAAGCAATTCCAAGTTAGCTATTGCTTTCTTTGTTATGGACGAATGTTTTGAACCTATCATAGATGAGCGAAGTGGAACCAATATGGTTCATAGCGTTGTCTACAGCTGCGG GTCCAATATTAGGCGGTTGAATTATGATGGATTTTATACCTTCGTCCTAGAGAAGGGTGGTGAACTGGTCGCGGCAGCATCAATAAG AATCCATGGGAAACAATTAGCAGAGATGCCTTTTATTGGAACTCGATTCATGTACCGGCGTCAAGGAATGTGCAGCCGGCTCTTATGTGCAGTTGAAAAG ATTCTGTCCACTCTTGGTGTTGAGAAACTGGTAATACCCGCTATATCTGAACTTAACGAGACATGGACAAAAGTATTTGGCTTTCTTCCCCTTGAAGAATCAATGAGGCAAGAAATGAATTATATGAGCATGATCGCGTTCCCTGGGGTGGACATGTTGCAGAAACCTGTATCAGGCCAACAGTCCGTTAGAGCAGAAAATGACTCTGCAG CCATTGGATGCGTTGAAATCAAACCCCCTGAGCATGATGATGGCGTCAAAGAAAACACTGCATCTGATTCAAACAACCATGCTGAAGCTGCTGCTCGAGAGAAGCAAGGAGATGACACTGGAGGTGAAGCTGCTGCATCAAACGAAGATGCATCTCAGGATGCTAAAATCGATGAGAGTGACAAAGATGCTATCATGGAATCAGCAGCTATGGAGTCCACTGCTGCTCAAGAGAAGCAAGGTGATGACACCGGAGGTGAAGCTGCTGCATCAAACGAAGATGCATCGCACGCTGCTGAAATCCATGATAGCGACAAAAATGCTATCATGGAATATGCAGCTATGGAGTCCATTGCGCTCGAGAGAAGCAAGGTGATGACACCGGAGGGGAAGCGTCTGCATCAAACGAAGATGCATCTCAGGATGCAGAAATCCATGATAGTGGCAAAAATGTTATTGTGGAATCAGGTGCTACCTTGCCCGGTCCCCTGTTGA
- the LOC121786287 gene encoding uncharacterized protein LOC121786287, translated as MGRSDSFLRQLSSKEGWKSASKRWGWGKGMEGMYGGEMIMKKRVMVVVDQSSHSKHAMMWALTHVTNKSDILTLLHIVSSSSDTASSSYLVSSLASLCKACKPEVEVEALAIQGPKMDTVMSQVKKLEVSVLVLGHKHSSPFLNCLFVRSSADEFVEKCINSLECLTIGVKKQSSGVSGYLISTRWHKNFWLLA; from the exons ATGGGGAGGTCAGATTCATTTCTGAGGCAGCTGAGCAGCAAGGAAGGGTGGAAATCAGCATCAAAGAGATGGGGGTGGGGGAAGGGGATGGAGGGTATGTATGGGGGTGAGATGATAATGAAGAAGAGagtgatggtggtggtggatcaGTCCTCCCATTCAAAGCATGCAATGATGTGGGCTCTCACTCATGTCACTAACAAGTCTGATATTCTCACTCTTCTCCACATTGTTTCTTCCTCTTCTGACACTGCCTCCTCTTCCTACCTTGTTTCCTCCCTTGCCTCCCTTTGCAAGGCTTGCAAGCCTGAG GTGGAAGTAGAAGCACTGGCCATTCAAGGACCAAAGATGGACACAGTGATGAGCCAAGTGAAGAAACTTGAGGTCTCTGTTCTTGTATTAGGACACAAGCACTCCTCCCCATTCCTCAACTG CCTGTTTGTGAGGAGCAGTGCAGATGAATTTGTGGAGAAATGCATCAACAGTTTGGAATGCCTAACAATTGGAGTCAAGAAGCAGAGCAGTGGAGTCAGTGGCTATCT
- the LOC121786323 gene encoding uncharacterized protein LOC121786323, with protein sequence MSIEVGEMSGEGEDELIDLNKEPPVERKRKMSDKSNPDHKVADGLPKNGWVLRSRTVAMSDGEKQVIKMEIVKMEDKERTQVPEMACVDKRKVTVVKKNGKKTGRRGRPSKTEGRDEVSSLSKQKKRLGTGRFPKEKGVKGALPSDNPEMARRGRPPKVESECLGSSFDKKHLQQEKVGNSNTGNGKGRGRGRPSGAQKGKRSLKVENEDVGLEVKKKIVKRGRDHKEPGVRIQSKRIKIGMSNMGNGFVQQKKKKVTKEGDEGKETGLRYQKQLIRDQIVAMLQKAGWSVEYRQRLTRDYHDAVYVDRDGRTHWSVTKAYKKLEEKIDKGTADDTDVLAFTPIPEETLRILFRMTEPGKKKGNKKMMNATGRTINRAC encoded by the coding sequence ATGTCGATTGAGGTTGGAGAAATGAGCGGAGAAGGTGAAGATGAACTGATTGATCTGAACAAAGAGCCGCCAGTTGAGAGGAAAAGGAAAATGAGTGATAAGAGTAATCCGGATCATAAGGTGGCTGATGGTCTACCGAAAAATGGTTGGGTTTTGAGGTCAAGAACAGTTGCCATGAGCGATGGTGAAAAACAAGTGATTAAGATGGAAATAGTTAAGATGGAGGACAAGGAGAGAACACAAGTGCCGGAGATGGCGTGTGTGGATAAAAGAAAGGTGACAGTTGTGaagaaaaatggtaaaaagacGGGTAGACGGGGCAGACCTTCTAAAACAGAGGGTAGAGATGAGGTTTCCTCGTTAAGTAAGCAGAAGAAGAGGCTTGGGACAGGGAGATTCCCCAAAGAGAAAGGTGTAAAAGGTGCTTTGCCTTCAGATAATCCAGAGATGGCTAGGCGCGGGAGGCCTCcgaaagtagaaagtgaatgtCTGGGCTCCTCATTCGATAAGAAGCATTTGCAACAGGAGAAGGTTGGTAATAGTAATACCGGGAACGGGAAGGGTAGAGGTAGAGGAAGGCCAAGTGGTGCGCAAAAGGGTAAAAGGTCTCTAAAGGTTGAGAATGAGGATGTAGGGTTGGAAGTCAAGAAGAAAATTGTCAAGAGAGGTAGAGACCATAAAGAACCTGGAGTTAGGATTCAGTCAAAGAGGATAAAGATTGGTATGAGTAATATGGGGAATGGTTTTGTGCagcagaaaaagaaaaaagtgacAAAAGAAGGTGATGAAGGTAAGGAAACAGGGTTACGGTATCAAAAGCAATTAATTAGAGATCAAATAGTTGCTATGCTTCAGAAGGCTGGATGGTCTGTTGAATACAGGCAGAGACTTACCAGAGACTACCATGATGCAGTCTATGTTGACCGGGATGGAAGAACTCACTGGTCAGTGACAAAGGCTTACAAAAAGCTTGAGGAGAAGATTGATAAGGGAACTGCAGATGATACTGATGTTTTGGCATTTACTCCTATCCCAGAAGAGACACTTAGGATACTGTTCAGAATGACTGAGCCAGGCAAGAAAAAAGGTAACAAAAAAATGATGAATGCCACAGGAAGGACTATCAATAGAGCTTGCTAA